AGGCCGCCGGTGAGCTTGCCCACGGCTTCCATCTTCTGCGACTGGCGCAAGGCGGCCTCGGTGCGCGCCAGCGATTCGGCGGCTTCCTTGTCGGCGGTGATGTCGCGCGCGCTGCAGTAGACCTTGTCGTCCTCGGGAATGGCCACCCACGACAGCCAGCGGTAGCCGCCATCGGCGTGGCGGTAGCGATTCTCGAAGCACAGTGCCGGTTCGCCCAGTTCGATGGCGCGGGCGAACGCCAGCCGATTGCGGGTCAGGTCGTCGGGATGCAGGAAGTCGAAGAACGGGGTGCGCGCTATGGTCTCTTCCGGCCAGCCCAGCACCGATTGCCAGGCGGGGTTGGACAGCTCGAAGATGCCCTCGGCGTTGAGTACGCCCATGAGGTCGGTGCTCAGCTGCCAGGTGCGCGCGCGACCGTGCATGCGTCGGGCGACCTGCAGCTCCAGGTCGGCATTGAGCGCAAGCAGGCGTGCCTCGCTGGAACGCAGCGCGTTTTCCGCAAGAGCGCGTTCGGTGACGTCGGTGCCTTCGACGAAGATGCCGGTGACTTCGCCCAGCGCATTCCTGATCGGCTGGTAGACGAAGTCCAGGTAGCGCTGGCTGATCGGCGCACCGGGGGCCGGCTGCATCGCGAACGGCGTCGCCGCTGCCACGTAGGGCTCGCCACTGTCGTAGACCGTATCGAGCAGGCCCACAAAACCCTGCGCGGCCGCGTCGGGCAGGGCCTCGGCCACCGAACGGCCGAGCACGTTGCGCTCGCCGATCAGGCGGACGTAGCTGGGGTTGGTCAGCTCGAAAATGTGTTCGGGTCCGCGCAGCAAGGCCATGAACGATGGCGCCTGCTCGAACAGTTCGGCCAGGCGCTGGCGCTCCTCCACTGCGCGGCGGGACACCAGCACCTGCTCGGTGGTCTCGGTGCATACCACCAGCACGCCGCCCACGCCGCCGGGCGCGGACTCGTCGTCGATGGGGCTGTAGCTGTAGGTCCAGTAGGTGTCCTCGTCGCGACCGTTGCGCTGCAGGACCAGATGCTGGTTCTCGTGCCAGGTAGCGCTGCCGCCGGCCATCACCTGGCTGACCTGGGCGCCGATGTCCGCCCAGATCTCCGGCCAGACCTGGCGGCCGGGCAGGCCAAGCGAGCAGGGATGGCGCTCGACGGTAAGCGTCTGCGCGTAGGCGTCGTTGTAGAACCAGATCGCCTCGCTGCCCCAGAACATGCCCATCTGGTGGCGCGAATTGAGCATCAGCCGGATGGCGGTACGCAGTGCCTGGGGCCACAGTTCCGGTTTGCCCAGCGGATGCGATGCCCAGTCGTGGGCACGCATCAACGCACCCATTTCGTCGCCGCCCGCCAGAAATGAAGCATCCGCCATGAAGTCAGGCCATCCGGGTCAGAAAAGCTGCTGCAGGTCGCAGCCGTTGCGGCAGGCTACCATCGCTGCGGCATGGCCGTGAATGCAATGGGGTTGAGTGGCCCAGGGCTGGTGGGTACTTCACGACACAAAAAACCGGCGCGTCGTCACGCGCCGGGACCGGGCCATCTCGACGCTAGGCATCAGTCGCGCGATTTGGCCACCACGCTGCCGTCATCCGGATCGACCAGCAGATCGACGTCGTGGCCGTGCGAGGTTTCCGCATCGACGCTCCACAGGCCGTGTTCGTATTCCACGTCGTGGATCTTCTGGTAGCCGGCGGCGGCCAGCTTGGCGCTGATTTCGTCCTTGTCCAGCTTCGAGGGCGCGTCATCGACATAGACTTTGCCGTTGACCGGCCCCACCGCCAGCTTCACCCACTGCTTGTTGCCGCCGCGGGCCTTGCCGTGCCACACGCCATCCTTGAATTTCAGCCCCTTCACTTCCTTGTAGCCGGCGTCGGCGACCGCGGTCTTGATCGCGTCCTCGCTCAACGCGCCGCTGGGTGGCTGCGTGGTCCAGGTGGAAACCGTGGTGGTGGTCTGGGTGGTCGTGGTCGCCGACTGGCTGGTGGCGGGCATTTCCTGCGCGAAGGCCGCACCGCAAACCGACAATCCGATCAACAGGGGAAGCAGGCGCTTGATCATGGTGAACTCCTTGGGCTGTTGAGTACGAACGGTGTCGTCGGCGCAGTGGGCGGGGGCAAGACGTGCACGTCAGGTACCGATTCGCCGGCCGACTCGACGCGCACGATGGAAGCACCGCGGTCAGGACGGTGGCGTGAAAAGTGACGTGATTTCCGGGTCAATGCAGGTTGCGGTTCACCTTGGGGTTATCCCGCATGCCGCGCCGCCTGCTGCGCCATGCACGACGGCATGGCGCAGCAGGCGCCGCGATCGACTCAGCCTTCGCCCATGCCCTCGGCCGGTTCCGCTGCGCTGCCGGCGCGCACCTTGTCCTCGATCTGCTGGCCGACCGCGGCGTCCACGCTTTTCCAGTACGCAAAGGCGCGTTCC
This is a stretch of genomic DNA from Rhodanobacter sp. FDAARGOS 1247. It encodes these proteins:
- a CDS encoding hybrid sensor histidine kinase/response regulator encodes the protein MADASFLAGGDEMGALMRAHDWASHPLGKPELWPQALRTAIRLMLNSRHQMGMFWGSEAIWFYNDAYAQTLTVERHPCSLGLPGRQVWPEIWADIGAQVSQVMAGGSATWHENQHLVLQRNGRDEDTYWTYSYSPIDDESAPGGVGGVLVVCTETTEQVLVSRRAVEERQRLAELFEQAPSFMALLRGPEHIFELTNPSYVRLIGERNVLGRSVAEALPDAAAQGFVGLLDTVYDSGEPYVAAATPFAMQPAPGAPISQRYLDFVYQPIRNALGEVTGIFVEGTDVTERALAENALRSSEARLLALNADLELQVARRMHGRARTWQLSTDLMGVLNAEGIFELSNPAWQSVLGWPEETIARTPFFDFLHPDDLTRNRLAFARAIELGEPALCFENRYRHADGGYRWLSWVAIPEDDKVYCSARDITADKEAAESLARTEAALRQSQKMEAVGKLTGGLAHDFNNLLGGIMGAMEAARAKLDQGKIEDVPRYLALSETAVRRAASLTQRLLAFSRQQTLDPRSTDINRLVAGMEELIRRTIGPAIQLEVVGAGGLWPSLVDPPQLESALLNLCINARDAMPDGGCLTIETANRSLDEYAATACELEPGQYVSLSVTDNGSGMTPEVIARAFDPFFTTKAIGQGTGLGLSMVYGFARQSGGQVRIYSEPGTGSTLCIYLPRHHEPAVDPETTQPARLAEAPPQSETILVVEDEPSIRELVCEVLADAGYTVLQAGDGSAGLRILQTGTAIDLLITDVGLPGAMNGRQMADTARSTRPQLKILFMTGYAENSIVGNGNLEPDMHVLTKPFSLDVLRRRIRDILPG
- a CDS encoding PepSY domain-containing protein; the encoded protein is MIKRLLPLLIGLSVCGAAFAQEMPATSQSATTTTQTTTTVSTWTTQPPSGALSEDAIKTAVADAGYKEVKGLKFKDGVWHGKARGGNKQWVKLAVGPVNGKVYVDDAPSKLDKDEISAKLAAAGYQKIHDVEYEHGLWSVDAETSHGHDVDLLVDPDDGSVVAKSRD